Proteins encoded together in one Acholeplasma hippikon window:
- a CDS encoding preprotein translocase subunit SecE, with translation MAIKKKEQQPKNKLVEILKTEYKGESLILGILATITAAIAVMIIGNVQGLHIPADFPVLGGSPNDMIFAWTVLIIALLGLALVIYPFFLPAFPEFRKISWAGFRDFADNAVRVIIFVLVFTLFVAAVDAITLRILELIEVVL, from the coding sequence ATGGCAATTAAGAAAAAGGAACAACAACCTAAAAATAAACTGGTTGAAATTTTAAAAACAGAATATAAAGGCGAATCTTTAATCTTAGGTATTCTTGCAACAATCACTGCTGCAATTGCTGTTATGATTATTGGAAATGTTCAAGGATTACACATTCCTGCTGATTTCCCAGTATTAGGTGGATCACCTAATGATATGATTTTTGCTTGGACAGTTTTAATTATTGCATTACTAGGTCTTGCTTTAGTTATCTATCCATTCTTTTTACCTGCATTCCCAGAATTCAGAAAAATTTCATGGGCGGGTTTCCGCGATTTCGCAGACAACGCAGTACGCGTAATTATCTTCGTGTTAGTATTTACATTATTTGTAGCAGCTGTAGATGCGATTACACTTAGAATTTTAGAACTTATTGAGGTAGTATTATAA
- the rpmG gene encoding 50S ribosomal protein L33, translating into MREKIILVCSECLSRNYATTKNKQISKERLELNKHCPKCGKHTLHKESK; encoded by the coding sequence ATGAGAGAAAAGATTATTTTAGTATGTAGCGAATGTTTATCTAGAAATTATGCGACAACAAAGAACAAGCAAATTTCAAAGGAACGCTTAGAACTAAATAAACATTGTCCAAAATGTGGCAAGCATACATTACATAAAGAGAGCAAATAG